The sequence below is a genomic window from Lolium perenne isolate Kyuss_39 chromosome 7, Kyuss_2.0, whole genome shotgun sequence.
CCACcgtaccaccatcaccaccatcaccagcACCAGCAGCCTGCCAAAACCCTACCCCCGGCGATCCCCTTCCCTCCTCGCTCCCCCCGATGATCCCATCCGAGCCCTTGCCCCCCGCGGCGGCGGCCCCCGAGCCGTGGCGCTCCACGCGGAAGCGGAGGAAGTCCAGAGCTGCATTGGAGGCCGAGGAGGACGCCGAGGCGGAGGCAGAGCTCGAGCGCGAGATGTCGCGCGGCAAGCGCCGGCGCGGGGCGGCCCGCAGGAGAGCGGCCGAGGTGAAGCGGCCTGTGGGTGTGCACAAGCCGCAGGGGGTGGCGGCGGCAGAGGCGCCGCGGGTGATGGAGGTGGGCGACGCGGGCCGTAGGGCGATCGGCGAGGACAATGCCTGCGCCGAGGAGCCGGGCGCGGTGGACATGTCCCGCGCCACCTGGCGGCGGCGCAAAGCGGCCGCCTTGATGGAGGCCGATGCGGACGCGGAGCACGAGTCGCGCGGCAAGCGCCGGCGCGGAGCGGCGGGGACGGCCTGCAGGAGGAGATCGGGCAAGGACAAGCCGGAGGAGCCTGTGGCGGTGCTCGTCGCGGAGGTGCCGGGGACGATGGAGGTGGGCGACGCGGGCCGTCGTGGCGCGATGGTCGGCGACGACGACGTGTGCGCCGAGGAGCCTGACGCGGAAGAGTTtctgacggaggaggaggaggccgcgcTCGAAGCAGAGGAGCAGGCCATGGATGGAGCACGGTCCGCGGCCGCGAGGAAGAGGGTCGCGAGGCCGAGGGCAACGGATAGAACGGCGGTGGACGACGGCGCCTCATCGGAGGACCACT
It includes:
- the LOC139833980 gene encoding uncharacterized protein, producing the protein MIPSEPLPPAAAAPEPWRSTRKRRKSRAALEAEEDAEAEAELEREMSRGKRRRGAARRRAAEVKRPVGVHKPQGVAAAEAPRVMEVGDAGRRAIGEDNACAEEPGAVDMSRATWRRRKAAALMEADADAEHESRGKRRRGAAGTACRRRSGKDKPEEPVAVLVAEVPGTMEVGDAGRRGAMVGDDDVCAEEPDAEEFLTEEEEAALEAEEQAMDGARSAAARKRVARPRATDRTAVDDGASSEDHFVGEPVPDEEARRRWPARYRTKDSADSDARRSDGEITETLARCHYRTACVDGVNFDIGDDVYLKVRIFQ